Within Streptomyces roseirectus, the genomic segment GTGTCTGTACACGCACCTCAACAACACGAATCCGCTGGTCGATCCGGGGGCACCGCAGCATGCGGAGCTGAAGGGGGTCGAGGTGGCTTCGGAAGGGACGGTCGTCGAATGGTGAGCGGGCTGGAGAGTGGGCTGGAGAGCGTCGAGGCGGGCGCAGGCGTAGGCGCGGGGGCCGGAGTCGGGGGCGGGGCGGGAGCCGAGGGCGCGGGTGTGGCGGGCTCCGGTGGTGGGGCGCGGGGCGTCGGCGCGGTGGACCTCGGGGGTGTGGCGCGGGGCGCCAGGGCGCTGGGCTCGGCGGACGCCGTCGGCCGCGTTGCCGCTTCCGATCGTGCCGCCCTCGATCGTGCCGCCCTCGACCGTGTCGCCTTCGAGCGGGAGCTGCGGGCCGTGCCCGAGCGTCGCTACCATCACCGGCATCCCTTCAACCTCCGTATGCACCAAGGGGAGTTGAGCCCGGTCGAGCTGCGTGTCTGGATCCTCAACCGGTTCCACTACCAGCGGCACATCCCCGTCAAGGACGCCCTGATCCTCGCCAAACTCGACGACCCCGCGCTGCGCCGCATGTGGGTGCGCCGGATCACCGACCACGACGGCACGGCGGACGACGAGGGCGGCATCGAACGCTGGCTGCGCCTCGGCGAGGCCGCCGGGCTCGACCGCGCCGACCTCCTCTCCGGCGAGGGCGTCCTGCCCGGCGTCCGGCTCGCCGTCGACGGCTACGTCAACCTGTGCCGGAGTGCCACCCCGCTCGAAGCCGTCGCCGCCTCGCTCACCGAGCTGTTCGCGCCCGACATCATGACGACCCGCATCGCCGCCTTCCAGGCCCACTACACCTGGATCCGCCCCGAGGGCCTTGCCTACTTCAAGTCCCGTGTCCCACAAGGCCGCAGGGACTCCGGCGAGGCCCTGTCGCTCGTCCTGGAGTGGGCCCGCACCCGCGAGCAGCAGAAGGCGGCCGTCGCCGCGCTCGCCTACAAATGCGAGGTGCTGTGGACCCTTCTGGACGCCGTCGACCGGTCCGGCGCATGACCTGGCGCCCCGCCCTCAGCCCGTACGCCCGCGTGCGTGACTGCCCCGTGCGGAAACGGACGCTGCTGATCGTCCCGGAGCGGATCGTCGTCCTCAGCGCCGAGGCCGCCGCCGTCGTCGCCCTGTGCGACGGCTCCCGGACCGTGCCCGAGATCACCGCCGCGTTCGGCGGGGCCGACGGCATCACCGAGTTCCTGGACGACGTGAAGGAGCGCGGATGGCTGCGCTGAACCCGCCCTGGGCGATGCTCGCCGAACTCACCCACGGCTGCCCGCTGCGCTGCCCCTACTGCTCCAACCCCACCGAACTCGTCCGCGCTGCCGACGAGTTGACCACCGAGGACTGGCTGCGCGTGTTCACCGAGGCAGCCCGCCTCGGCGTCGCCCACGCCCACCTCTCCGGCGGCGAACCCCTGCTGCGCCGCGACCTCACCGAGCTGGTCGCGGGCGCCGCCGACGCCGGGATCTACGCCCAACTCGTCACCAGCGGACTGGGGTTGACGAAGGGCCGGCTCGCCGAACTGACGGCGGCCGGGCTGCCCAGCGTCCAGCTGTCCGTGCAGGGCGCGGACGCCGTGACCTCCGAACGCATCGCCGGGCGGCGGTCGTTCGCCGCGAAGGAGCGGGCCGCCGCGCTGATCCGGGACGCGGGACTGCCGCTCGGCCTCAACGTCGTCCTGCACCGGCACAACCTCGACGGCCTCGACGCGATCCTCCAACTCGCCGTCGACTGGGGCGCCGTACGCGTCGAACTCGCCAACACCCAGTTCTACGGCTGGGGGTTGCGCAACCGGGCCGCGCTCATGCCGAGCCGGGAGCAACTGGCCCGCGCGCAAAGGGTGGTGGAGGCGTGGCGGGGGCGGACCGGCATGGAGCTGATCTGGGTCGTGCCGGACTACTTCGACGGGGTGGCGAAACCCTGCATGGGCGGCTGGGGCGCGATCTCCCTGACCGTCGCCCCCGACGGACGGGTCCTGCCCTGCCCCGCCGCCTACGACCTCCCCCTCGACGCGCCCAGCGTCCACGAGCACTCCCTTGACTGGATCTGGTCGCACTCACCCGCGTTCAACGCCTACCGGGGCACCGGCTGGATGCCCGACCCCTGCCGCACCTGCGCCCGCAAGGACGCCGACTTCGGCGGCTGCCGGTGCCAGGCGTTCGCACTCACCGGGGACGCGGCACGCACCGACCCGGCGTGCGCCCTGTCGCCGGACCACGGCCTCGTCACCTCCCTCACGGGGGCGCGGGGCGGGGAGTTCGTCTACCGGGGCTACGGAAATCGTCCAAACGCGCGGGACAGGGCTAGGGTCGGTGCGGTGGACCCAGCGGTACGCGACTGACGGCGCCCTGACCAGCGCCGGGGGGCAAGCGCGTACGCGGCGCAGAGACGGAGAGACACGCAATGACCCGGGGGAGACCCGAGCGCAAGCAACGTGCCAACGGCGTCGAGTCGCGGCGGCGGATCCTCGACGCCGCCGTGGAGATCGCGGGGGAGCGGGGGTACGAGGGGACGTCGATCGCGGCGGTCAGCGCCAAGTGCGGGCTGCCCGCCAGCTCGATCTACTGGCACTTCAAGGACAAGGACGACCTGATCGCGGCCGTCATCGAGCGCAGCTTCGAGACCTGGCTCGCCGCCGTCCGGCTGCCCGGCGAGGACGAGGGGACACCGCTGGAGCGGGTGACCCTCATGGCCGCGAACGTCGCCCGCTCCCTCGTCGAGGCGCCCGACTTCCTCCGGCTCGGCCTCATGCTCGCCCTGGAGCACCGACCCGTCCAGCCCAGCGGACGCACGGTCTTCCTCCACGCCCGCGAGATCGCCCACCAACGGGTCGCCGATGTCGTCCGCACCTTCTTCCCCACGCTGGACGAGACGGCCGTACGGACCGTGACGACGTACGCCGTCGCCGGGTCCGACGGGCTGTTCGTGCAGCGGGAGATCGGCGGGGAGAGCGTGGACCTGGTCGCGCTGCTGGAGCTGCACGCGCGGACGGTGTACGGGCTGGCGGAGGGGATGTCGGGAGGGGGCGAGGGGGGAGCGTAGCGGGGGTGCGTGGTGTTGAGCCCGTGTCCGGGACTGGTGCGCGTGCGGTTCCTGGCCGACTCGAGCCGACTCGGGGGCGGCACGGGCTTGCGCCTCCGTCCCCGCGCCTCGCCGCCGCGCGTCGCGGGCCCTGTCGTCCCGGCCCGGACGGTGTGAGGCGGGCCCGCTGCACGATCCGGCCCGCCCTCGGCGCCGGCCTGTCGTCAGCGTCGGCTCGCCCTCAGCGCCGGTTCGCCCCAGCCCCGCCCCGTCCATGCTCCGTCTCGGTCAGTCCCGCTGCTCGATCACCGCGAACACGCCGCGTACCCGGTGGCCGGTCAGGTCGGTCCAGGCGCCGGTGATGTGGCCGAGGGCGTGTGGGGGAGGGGTGGTGGGGGCGGTGGTGAGGAGGCGGTGGAAGTGGACGGCGGGGCCGTCGGGGGTGGTGAGGGTGGTGCCGTCGGGGGTGTCGGTGACGGTGACCGCGCCGGTCAGGAGGGGGGCTTCGGCGGTGCAGGCGTGGGCGATCTCCTCGTCCACGGTGTCGTTGGTGCTCTGCGCCTGCGCCTCGACGCGGCCCGCGAGGAACGCGGTGAGCGTACTGGTGAGGACCGGGTCGTGGACGCCGTCGTAGACCCAGCGGCGGCCCAGGACGCCGTGCTCCAGCGTGCCGACGAGAGCGTGGTCCGCGCCGGGGAGTTCGGCGCCGCGGTAGGTGAGGGGGAACAGGTAGGCGTGCGGCCCCTGCGCGTCGGCCGGCCCCTGCGCGTCGGTCGCGTCCTGCCCGTCGGTCGGGCTCTGTGCGTCGGTCGCGACGAAGAACTCGATGCCGACCTCGCCCCGCGGGTCGTCGAGCCGGAACCCGCCCGCCTTGGCGAGCTGTGGCGCGCCGCCGCCCCGGTACCAGGGGCGGGTGGGGAGCCAGGGGGTCAGCAGCTCCGGCTTGGTCGGCTTGAGCGTGGTGCGGTGGATGATCGACATGACCCAGGATTCTCCACCAATGCGCGTGTGATCGAAACTGATCGACTCCCGGTCGCGTCTTGAACGACTGAGCCAAGATCAACGACCGTAAGGACGGACGACCATGGCACGACCGAACACGAACAGCCTGAAACGTCGCACCCTGCTGACGTCGGCAGCCGCGGCGGCCCTGACGGCGGGCGTGGCGTCCTCGGCCCACGCCGCCGGCACGCCGGGCGCGTCCGGCGCCTTCCGCGCCCTGGAGGACGAGTACGCCGCCCGGCTCGGCGTCTTCGCCCACGACACCGCCACCGGACGGACGCTGACGTACCGCGCCGACGAACTCTTCCCGATCTGCTCGGTGTTCAAGACGCTCGCGGCGGGCGCGGTCCTCCGCGAGGGCGTGGACCTGGACCGCCGGATCCACTACACCCTGGACGACGTCACCGCGTCCGGCTACGGCCCGGTCACCGCCGAGCACGTCGCCACCGGCATGACCGTCTCGGAACTCTGCGCGGCTACCGTCTCCCACAGCGACAACGCCGCCGGCAACCTCCTCCTGCGCGAACTTGGCGGCCCCACCTCGATCACCCGTTTCGCCCGCACCCTCGGCGACCCGGTGACCCGCCTGGACCGCTGGGAGCCCGACCTCAACTCGGCGGAACCCTGGCGCGAGACGGACACGACGTCGCCCCGGGCGATCGCCCGCACGTACGCGCGCCTGATCCTCGGCACCGCCCTCCCGTCCGGCGCCCGCACCCTCCTGACCTCCTGGCTCGTCGCCAACACCACCAACACCGCCCGCTTCCGCGCCGGCCTGCCCGCCGACTGGACCCTCGCCGACAAGACGGGCGGCGGCACCGCCTACGGCGTCGCCAACGACGTGGGCGTGGTCTGGCCGCCCGGCCGCCCGCCCCTGGTGATCGCGGTCCTGTCGACGAAGCACGCGGCGGAGGGCCCGAGGGAGGACGCGGTGGTCGCGCGGGCGGCGAAGGCCGTGGCGGACGAGCTGGGCTGAAGGGGCGATTGACGGGGCCGCGAGCCGTGTCGCCGAGGGGGCGCGGCCCGCTTGCTGTGAAGCAGGGGCCGCGCTCGCGCGGTGGGCGCGAGGCGGACCCGGTCCGCGCCGCGCAGGTCGGCACCGGTCCGTTCCCCGTCGCCTCTCGCTCCCCGCGCGGACAGCCATAGCTGTCACCACCGATCAGCGAGCGAAAGTTTCCGTAACCGCGAGGGAGCGGGACGGCCTTGACGGTCCCGGCGGCCACGTGTGAGCGTTTTTATCGCTACAAACGATCGGCGTATCACCCTACAAGTCACCGCAAATCCCTGGGAGTAGCTGTGCCCAACGCCACCGTGGTCGTCAACCTCGACATCGAGGGCCCGGCGATCAGCCGTCACCTCTACGGTCACTTCGCCGAGCACCTGGGCCGGTGCGTCTACGGCGGGTTCTGGGTGGGAGAGGACTCGGAGATCCCGAACGAGGGCGGGATCCGGCTCGACGTCGTGGAGGCGCTGCGCGCGCTGAACATCCCCAACCTGCGCTGGCCCGGCGGCTGCTTCGCGGACGAGTACCACTGGCGGGACGGCGTGGGGCCGCGCGAGGAGCGGCCCCGGATGGTCAACACGCACTGGGGGAACGTCGAGGAGAACAACCACTTCGGCACCCACGAGTTCATGGCGCTGTGCGAACTGCTGGGCGCGGAACCGTACATCAGCGGCAACGTGGGCAGCGGCACCGTACGGGAGATGAGCGAGTGGGTCGAGTACCTGACCCGCGACGGCGACAGCCCGATGGTGCGGCTGCGCAAGGCCAACGGCCGCGAGGAACCCTGGAAGGTGACGTACTGGGGCATCGGCAACGAGACCTGGGGCTGCGGCGGCAACATGCGCGCCGAGTACTCCGCCGACCTGGCCCGCCAGTACGCCACCTACTGCCGCGACCACGGCGAGAACAAGCTGTACCGGATCGCCTCCGGCGCCTCGGACGCCGACTACAAGTGGACCGAGACGCTGATGCGGCAGATCAGCTGTTTCGGATGTGACGCGACACCCAGGAACTTCTTCCAGGGCGTGTCCGTTCACTACTACACACTCGCCGGACCCTGGGAGGCGAAAGGCAGCTCGACCGACTTCGACACCGACACCTACTACCGCACGATGCTCGCGGCCCGCCGCATCGACGACATCCTCACCGGACACTCCACCGTCATGGACATCTACGACCGTGGCCGCACGGTCGGCCTGATCCTCGACGAATGGGGCACCTGGTGGGACGTCGAACCCGGCACCAACCCGGGCTTCCTCTTCCAGCAGAACACCATGCGCGACGCGCTCGTTGCCAGCACGCACTTTGACATCTTCCACAAGCACGCGGCCCGCCTCCACATGGCGAACATCGCCCAGACGGTCAACGTCCTCCAGGCGATGATCCTCACCGACGGCGACCAGCTGGTCCTCACCCCCACGTACCACGTGTTCGAGATGAACAAGGACCACCAGGACGCCGCCTCACTCGCAGTCCACCTCAAGGCCGACGAGGCCCGGCGCACGGTCGGCGACGCGGAACTCATCACCGTCTCCGCCTCCGCCAGCGTCAAGAACGGCAAGGTCCTCGTCTCCCTCTCCAACCTCGACGCCGACGAACCGGCCGAGGTCACCCTCGACCTGCGGGGAGGCACCCTCGGAGACCCGGTCGCCCGGCTCCTGACGGCGGGCCGGGTCCAGGACCACAACGCCCCCGAGGCACCCGAGACCGTCACACCGCGCCCGTTCGACGGGGTGAAGCCGGTGGACGGCGGCCTGACCCTCACGCTGCCCCCGCACTCCTTCCTCACCCTCCAGGCCCCGCTGCGCTGACCGGTGACGACCATCCAGGACGTGGCGAAGGCGGCCGGGGTCTCGGCGATGACCGTCTCCAACGTCATCAACGGCCACCCCAACGTGCGGCGGACGACACGGGAGAAGGTCCTGGAGGCGATGGCCCGGCTCGACTACCGGGTCAACGTCGCCGCCCGCAACCTCCGCAAGGGCCGCACCGGCACCATCGGCCTCGCCGTGCCCGAGGTGAACAGCCCCTACTACAGCCGCCTCGCCGCCGGCGTCATCGCCGCGGCGGCCCGGCGCGGCCTGCGCGTCGGCATCGAACAGACCGGAGCCACCCGGGAGAGCGAACTCGACGCCCTCTCCCTGTCCCGCAACCGGCTCTACGACGGCCTCCTGCTCAGCGCCGTCGGCCTCGGCCAGACCGACGCCGAACGCCTCGCCCCGGACCAGCCGGTGGTGGTCCTCGGCGACCGCATCACCGGCGGCCCCGTCGACCACGTCGGGATGCCCAACCTGGAGGCGTCCCGGGCCGCCGTGACCCATCTGGTGGAACGCGGCTGCCGGCGCATCGCGCTGGTGTGCGGCGCGGTCGACGAGGTCGACACCTCCAGCCTGCGCCTCGCCGGCTACCGGCAGGCCCTCACCGACGCGGGCCTGCCGCACGACCCCGAACTCGTCCGCGAGGTCAGCCGGTTCACGCTCGCCGAGGGCGCCCGGTGCGCGCGCGACATGGTCACGTCCGGCCTCGACCCCGACGGAGTGTTCTGCGTGACCGACACCCTCGCCACGGGCGTCCTGCGCGGCCTCGCCGACACCGGCGTCCCCGTGCCCGGCCGGGTCAAGGTCATCGGGTTCGACAACATCGCCGAGAGCGCCTACCTCGTCCCGTCCCTGTCCAGCGTCGACCCCGACCACGACGCGATGGCAGAACACGCCGTCGCCCTCCTGGCCGCCCGCATCGACCAGGACGAACCACCGCCCCGGTACGAGGAGTTCGTGAGCGGCTTCACGCTCGTGATCCGCGAGTCGACCGGAGGTCCGTGAGAAGACCCCCGATGGACGCGGTGTCCCGAGCACACCCCGGCCGGGCCTGACCTCACGTCAGCGCCCGCATCCACCCGGTGCCGGCCGGGAGCCTGGGGTGGCTGAGGGGGCGGATGCGCGGTGACACGCGCGCCGAGCGCCTGGCGAGCGCGGACGTACGCCGGCGTCTCGACGGACATGCCTGGTGACGAGGGGTTGGTCGGGTACACGTCACACGGTAGTGTCGCCCCGACAACGACGACGGCAGGACGGAAACCGGTGAGAACCCGGCACGGTCGCGCCACTGTGTGTCCCTCTCCCGAGGGGCGAGTCAGACCCGTAGCCGTCGTACGGAGCACCACCGAGACGGGACGCGAACTCCCGAAGGAGGCCCTGCCATGGCGCAGCACGTCGCCCAGCCGACCACCGCCACCGCCCCCCTCAAGCTGCCGTTGAAGGCGATCGCCCCTTGGGCGGTCTTCTTCGGCGTCCTCATGCTGGTTCTGCTGTACTTCGTCGGCGCCGAACAGGGCGCCACCTCGCTGCTGTCCGGCGAGGAAGTCCACGAGTGGGTGCACGACGCCCGCCACCTGCTCGGCTTCCCCTGCCACTGAACAGGGGCGCCGACACCTCCATGGATTCCACGACCGTACGGAACCTCCTCGTGCGGGGCATGCTCGCCGGTCTCGCGGCCGGCGTGCTCGCCCTGATCGTCGCCTACGTCCTCGGCGAACCGTCCGTCGACAAGGCGATCGGCTTCGAGGAGGCCCAGGCCCAAGCGCACGCCCAGGCCCATGCCCACGAGCACGGACACGAGGTCGAACTCGTCTCCCGCTCCCTCCAGTCCACCGCCGGCCTCGCCACCGGCATCCTCGTCTACGGCGTCGCCTTCGGCGGCATCGCGGCCCTCGCCTACTGCTTCGCGCTCGGCAGGGTGGGCCGCTTCAGCCCTCGGGCGACCGCGCTGCTGCTGTCCGGGTGCGCGCTGCTCGCCGTCTACGTCGTCCCGTTCCTCAAGTACCCCGCCAACCCGCCCGCCGTCGGCGACGGCGACACCATCGGCAAGCGCACCACCCTGTACTTCCTGATGCTGGTGCTGAGCGTCCTGCTCGCGGTCGGAGCCACGATCCTCGGCCGGCGGCTCGCGCCGGGGCTGGGCACCTGGTGGGCGAGCGTGGCCGCCGTCGGCGCGTTCATCGCCGTGACCGGGCTGGCGTTCGCGTTCCTGCCGTCCGTCAACGAGGTGCCCGCCGACTTCCCGGCCGACGTGCTGTGGCGGTTCCGGGTCTCCGCGCTCGCCATCCAGGCGACGCTGTGGGCCGGATTCGGGCTCGTCTTCGGGGAGTTGGCGCACCGGCTCCTGGAACCGAGGCCGGCGGCACGGCGGACCGCCGTCACCGTCTGACCCGAGGGGCCCCGGAGACGGGGCCCTCCGAGTCCCCAGCAACGAAGGAGCCGATCGGCCAGCAGCCCCCAGCCGCGCCGCATCACCCCCGACGGACGCGAAAGCGGCCACGGACCCCGGAGCCGCCTCCCCATGACGACCACCGCGACGAAGCCCCCCACCGCCGACACCGCCCAACGCCGCATCCTGCGCGTCCTGGTCGCCTCCCAGATCCTCAGCGGCCTGGGCCTGGCCGCCGGCGTCACCGTCGGCGCCCTCCTCGCCCAGGACATGCTCGGCTCCACCACCCTCGCCGGCCTGCCCAGCACCCTCCTCACCGGGGGTGCCGCGCTCACCGCCGTCACCGTCGGCCGCGTCTCCCAGCGCCGGGGCCGCCGTCCCGGTCTCGTCCTCGGCTACCTCGCGGGCGTGCTCGGCGCGGCGGGCGTCATCGCCGCCGCCGTCCTGGACAGCCCCGCCCTGCTGTTCACCGCGATGTTCGTGTACGGGGCGGGCTCGGCGACCAACCTCCAGGCGCGGTACGCCGGAGCGGACCTCGCGGCGCCGGGGCAGCGGGCCCGCGCGGTGTCCACCGTCCTCGTCGCCACCACCCTCGGCGGCGTGGCCGGCCCCAACCTGACCGCGCCCACAGGGGAGTTCGCCGAACGCCTCGGCATCCCGAACCTCGCCGGGCCCTTCCTCCTGTCGGGCGCCGCCTACGCGCTCGCGGCGGCCGTCCTCGCCGTCAGTCTGCGCCCCGACCCGCTGCTGCTGGCCCGCGAACGGGTCACGCACCCACCGGACGGCGCCACGCCCGCGCCCCGCGAGAGAGGCGAAGGCAGCGTCGTCCTCGGCGCGTTGGTCATGGTCGTCACGCAGCTCGTCATGGTCGCCGTCATGACGATGACACCGGTCCACATGCACGACCACGGGCACGGCACGACCGCCTCCGGGCTGGTCATCGCCCTGCACATCGCCGCCATGTACCTCCCCTCGATCCTGACCGGCCGTCTCACCGACCGCCACGGACCCCTGCGCACGGCCGGCGCCTCCGCGCTCACCCTGCTGGCCGCCGCCGTCCTCGCCGCCACCGCCCCCGCGTCGTCGGTCCCCCTCCTCGCGCTCGCCCTGGCGCTCCTCGGCCTGGGCTGGAACCTGGGCCTCGTCTCCGGCACCGCCGTCATCACCGACGCGATCCCCCTGGCGACCCGCGCGAAGACGCAGGGCCTCGTGGACGTCTCCATCTCGCTGGCCGGCGCCACCGGCGGCCTGACCTCCGGCCTTGTGGTGAGCGCGGCGGGCTACCCCGAACTGGCCCTGACGTCAGGGGTGCTGGCCCTGGGCCTGCTTCCGGTGATCGCGGCGACGGCGTACTCGGCCCACCGGGCTAGGCGCTCAACCAGTGGTCGGGAGTGAAGAGTTCGTAGTGCACCGCGTCCGCCGCGACACCCCGGCCGAGGAGCCCTGCGCGGACAGTGCGCAGGAACGGGAGCGGGCCGCACAGGAGCGCGGTGACGTCCGGGGAGACCTCGACGGCGTCGAGGTCCACCGGGCGGTCGTAGCGGAGATGGAGCATCGCGTGCGGCAACTCCTCCACCAGGCGCAGGAGTTCGGCGCGATGGGCGTGCGCCGACGGGGCGCGGTCGGCGTGGACGACGGTGACCCGGCGCGGGGAGCGCGTCGCGGCGAGATGGTCGAGCATCGAGAGCAGCGGCGTCGTGCCGATGCCGGCCGAGACGAGCAGCAGCGGGCCGTCGCCGTCCGGGAGCGTCAGGGTGCCGTACGGGGCGGAGACGGCGAGGGTGTCGCCCGGACGGGCGTGCGCGTGCAGCCAGTTGGAGACCTCGCCGT encodes:
- a CDS encoding pyrroloquinoline quinone biosynthesis peptide chaperone PqqD — translated: MTWRPALSPYARVRDCPVRKRTLLIVPERIVVLSAEAAAVVALCDGSRTVPEITAAFGGADGITEFLDDVKERGWLR
- the pqqE gene encoding pyrroloquinoline quinone biosynthesis protein PqqE, with translation MAALNPPWAMLAELTHGCPLRCPYCSNPTELVRAADELTTEDWLRVFTEAARLGVAHAHLSGGEPLLRRDLTELVAGAADAGIYAQLVTSGLGLTKGRLAELTAAGLPSVQLSVQGADAVTSERIAGRRSFAAKERAAALIRDAGLPLGLNVVLHRHNLDGLDAILQLAVDWGAVRVELANTQFYGWGLRNRAALMPSREQLARAQRVVEAWRGRTGMELIWVVPDYFDGVAKPCMGGWGAISLTVAPDGRVLPCPAAYDLPLDAPSVHEHSLDWIWSHSPAFNAYRGTGWMPDPCRTCARKDADFGGCRCQAFALTGDAARTDPACALSPDHGLVTSLTGARGGEFVYRGYGNRPNARDRARVGAVDPAVRD
- a CDS encoding TetR/AcrR family transcriptional regulator; translated protein: MTRGRPERKQRANGVESRRRILDAAVEIAGERGYEGTSIAAVSAKCGLPASSIYWHFKDKDDLIAAVIERSFETWLAAVRLPGEDEGTPLERVTLMAANVARSLVEAPDFLRLGLMLALEHRPVQPSGRTVFLHAREIAHQRVADVVRTFFPTLDETAVRTVTTYAVAGSDGLFVQREIGGESVDLVALLELHARTVYGLAEGMSGGGEGGA
- a CDS encoding maltokinase N-terminal cap-like domain-containing protein, whose protein sequence is MSIIHRTTLKPTKPELLTPWLPTRPWYRGGGAPQLAKAGGFRLDDPRGEVGIEFFVATDAQSPTDGQDATDAQGPADAQGPHAYLFPLTYRGAELPGADHALVGTLEHGVLGRRWVYDGVHDPVLTSTLTAFLAGRVEAQAQSTNDTVDEEIAHACTAEAPLLTGAVTVTDTPDGTTLTTPDGPAVHFHRLLTTAPTTPPPHALGHITGAWTDLTGHRVRGVFAVIEQRD
- the bla gene encoding class A beta-lactamase, which translates into the protein MARPNTNSLKRRTLLTSAAAAALTAGVASSAHAAGTPGASGAFRALEDEYAARLGVFAHDTATGRTLTYRADELFPICSVFKTLAAGAVLREGVDLDRRIHYTLDDVTASGYGPVTAEHVATGMTVSELCAATVSHSDNAAGNLLLRELGGPTSITRFARTLGDPVTRLDRWEPDLNSAEPWRETDTTSPRAIARTYARLILGTALPSGARTLLTSWLVANTTNTARFRAGLPADWTLADKTGGGTAYGVANDVGVVWPPGRPPLVIAVLSTKHAAEGPREDAVVARAAKAVADELG
- a CDS encoding alpha-N-arabinofuranosidase; its protein translation is MPNATVVVNLDIEGPAISRHLYGHFAEHLGRCVYGGFWVGEDSEIPNEGGIRLDVVEALRALNIPNLRWPGGCFADEYHWRDGVGPREERPRMVNTHWGNVEENNHFGTHEFMALCELLGAEPYISGNVGSGTVREMSEWVEYLTRDGDSPMVRLRKANGREEPWKVTYWGIGNETWGCGGNMRAEYSADLARQYATYCRDHGENKLYRIASGASDADYKWTETLMRQISCFGCDATPRNFFQGVSVHYYTLAGPWEAKGSSTDFDTDTYYRTMLAARRIDDILTGHSTVMDIYDRGRTVGLILDEWGTWWDVEPGTNPGFLFQQNTMRDALVASTHFDIFHKHAARLHMANIAQTVNVLQAMILTDGDQLVLTPTYHVFEMNKDHQDAASLAVHLKADEARRTVGDAELITVSASASVKNGKVLVSLSNLDADEPAEVTLDLRGGTLGDPVARLLTAGRVQDHNAPEAPETVTPRPFDGVKPVDGGLTLTLPPHSFLTLQAPLR
- a CDS encoding LacI family DNA-binding transcriptional regulator, with the translated sequence MAKAAGVSAMTVSNVINGHPNVRRTTREKVLEAMARLDYRVNVAARNLRKGRTGTIGLAVPEVNSPYYSRLAAGVIAAAARRGLRVGIEQTGATRESELDALSLSRNRLYDGLLLSAVGLGQTDAERLAPDQPVVVLGDRITGGPVDHVGMPNLEASRAAVTHLVERGCRRIALVCGAVDEVDTSSLRLAGYRQALTDAGLPHDPELVREVSRFTLAEGARCARDMVTSGLDPDGVFCVTDTLATGVLRGLADTGVPVPGRVKVIGFDNIAESAYLVPSLSSVDPDHDAMAEHAVALLAARIDQDEPPPRYEEFVSGFTLVIRESTGGP
- a CDS encoding CbtB domain-containing protein, coding for MAQHVAQPTTATAPLKLPLKAIAPWAVFFGVLMLVLLYFVGAEQGATSLLSGEEVHEWVHDARHLLGFPCH
- a CDS encoding CbtA family protein — its product is MDSTTVRNLLVRGMLAGLAAGVLALIVAYVLGEPSVDKAIGFEEAQAQAHAQAHAHEHGHEVELVSRSLQSTAGLATGILVYGVAFGGIAALAYCFALGRVGRFSPRATALLLSGCALLAVYVVPFLKYPANPPAVGDGDTIGKRTTLYFLMLVLSVLLAVGATILGRRLAPGLGTWWASVAAVGAFIAVTGLAFAFLPSVNEVPADFPADVLWRFRVSALAIQATLWAGFGLVFGELAHRLLEPRPAARRTAVTV
- a CDS encoding MFS transporter; translation: MTTTATKPPTADTAQRRILRVLVASQILSGLGLAAGVTVGALLAQDMLGSTTLAGLPSTLLTGGAALTAVTVGRVSQRRGRRPGLVLGYLAGVLGAAGVIAAAVLDSPALLFTAMFVYGAGSATNLQARYAGADLAAPGQRARAVSTVLVATTLGGVAGPNLTAPTGEFAERLGIPNLAGPFLLSGAAYALAAAVLAVSLRPDPLLLARERVTHPPDGATPAPRERGEGSVVLGALVMVVTQLVMVAVMTMTPVHMHDHGHGTTASGLVIALHIAAMYLPSILTGRLTDRHGPLRTAGASALTLLAAAVLAATAPASSVPLLALALALLGLGWNLGLVSGTAVITDAIPLATRAKTQGLVDVSISLAGATGGLTSGLVVSAAGYPELALTSGVLALGLLPVIAATAYSAHRARRSTSGRE